The genomic stretch ctatgtattaaaataaaatacagtattttgaaaataccaCAAATACACTTCAAAGGAAGCTTGAAATAACTTGGTAAACCTTCCATATCGGTCTATTTGATCTATTCCTTCATCAGCACACTGACTCTGTTGATTAAGTGGACATCTCATTGCCTGAATAGTCAATACaagtcacaactgaacttgtTAGGTGGTagactagtaggcctacaaagGAGACAATTGGAGACAAGTCTCTGACATTGTCAATGCATGCCCAGATTGCTTGACATCGCACTGTGTAACACCGTTAATCAGGAAGGATTATGACCCTTTTAGTTGGTTTTCAACTAAATGGGTATAGGCCTATAAGCACTAAATGGTGTTATATTGACACCAAGGGGAATAAATATGACATTTCCATCATGCAGGTTTGTGTGAAACTTTTCAGCAATATTGCAGGGCAACTGGTCCCATGTGTTCCGGTTGGGTGATTGAAGTTCTCATGAAATTTGAGGCtggtgtgagagggagtgtagcctattctgtgtgtgagcaacGTTTCTCTTGAATCATATTCCAACTATTCTGATCAGAGACATGATAGTTTGGCCAACTAAAATCATGGGCACCATGTTGGACACcaacatatacagtaccctccagaattattggcacccttggtaaaagttgactaaaaataggtctaaaaaataatctttaggtgatttattgtactcccacaatgaaaacaacgaggaaaaatacaccctgcaagggaagcaaatttattctgagaaaaaggaaaatctcataaagaaataaatgtttttaataaaaacacgtctctcacaattattggcacccctacttgtaataccttcttaaacctccctttgtcaataaaacagcatgtaatattcttctctgacaccccataaagattgagaatacaaagtaagggatttaagaccattcatctttacaaaacctccccagatcgtccagattgctaggtccacacttgtgcattcttctcgttgactcatcccactgtttttctatggagtttagatcagggcactgctatggcaatgtctgaagcttgattttgtgttcagtaaaccatatttgttttgatctgtgcatttgttttggttcattgacctgatgaatgatccaatcatgaccaacttttagggccttggcagagattgtttgatttcctttgaaaatgttcaggtttttcttggtgttcatgatgccatgcaccttaattaggttcccaaggcctttgggaattaaaacagccccacaatagcacagcccctccaccataattctgattaggcatggggttctttttagtatagtcattcttctatgtatgccaaagacaccttaagtgtttttagcaaaagagcatcattttattttcatctgacaatagaccacactcccagacatgtcatggtaccattcagtaattcctgccatttacattgttcattaaatgactctactggctttaacctgacatgctgtataaataatctattagcagtgaggtcacttttgaagatttttgggggggacttggtgaccccaagatgatagctttgtctgtaactctcaacagtggttcttatggatttttttgcctatcataccatcctccatactgtgcgtcggagcaaaatagccatgggtctttgtccaagcatgtttgccacatttccagatgattagaaccttttattcatcattttaactggaaatataggcattttcaacaaaatacctagtttccatagacattctcttacttacaaatgtcaacacaatttatttttatttcaatttagtgtattctcttgtctctccaatgttgaaaaatgactagaggatttagcctctgagtgacttcattttcataccatagtgaaaaagaacgtcatgaactacttctgaaagttcacagacactctgatttactttaaaacgttgcatttacataggaaaatgctcctgttaaatgttgtacgtaatatgtttcaggggtgccaataattgtgagcaagctgtttttgttaaaaatatttatttctttatgagattttcctttttctcagaataaatttgcttgccttgcagggtatatttttccacattgttttcattgtgggagtacaataaatcacctaaagattatttttatacctatttttagtcaacttttaccaagggtgccaataattctggagggtactgtagacTCTACAGGCCTAACCCATGAGCGAACATGCTATGTTGAAATCAATCGCTTATTTTTCACCATTAACAGGCAAAGGCTAGATTTTATGACATCTTGTCAATATGTAAAACATCGTTTCTAGCTTCCCGATCTTGCAGTGCAGCCAACAGTTGGGCAATTTTTTAGTAATTCATATTATTTTGTAATAATTCATGTTTTCCATTATTGACTACATTATGTCGATGGCGATCTGATGAATGTTGGTATCTAACATGGCGTCCATAAACTAcgtgaccacctctgaaccaaTGGGATACCGATTCGGTAGTTGGTCAAACTGATGAGAAGAAGTCTGGGCAAATTATTAAGATGCTACTTtcattgtttttctcttttagaTCACCAAAATCATTGGTTTTCCCAAAAATATTTGGCAGTATACTATTTTGCTACCAAATGCGAAGACATTTTCTTCAAcccaataaaaaaacaaatgtcaaaggtctattttgtatttgaaatacacATTTTAAATACACGCATCATAAATAGTACCCATTTCTGCACACACCATACGGTATTTGTGAAGTCTTGGTCATCATGTTTACTTAACACCACATAAAACATGACAACGGAATATTGAAATAGGCTTTATTTACTTTACATCAGCAACAGGTTCAATATGCTGCAAGTAAACTGCTTTGGCTGAGAGGAAACACAGCCCCATACAGCCGCTTTACTGTAATGGGGTAGCAGGCAAGCATACTTTTCAATATCTTCCCTAATATATCAAAACAACTTACAGATGCACTTATTTTTTGGAATACCTGAttgcacatatttttttttgtgagtgaCATTATTATGTGTAAGATTTAACATTGCAATATCAAAACACCTCCAAGCAGACAACCCAATACATCCCTTTAAAGTGTGCAGTCATCGCTCCATGActatttataaaaaataaaaaataaatcaataacaGGGACTAACAACTTCATTGCAGCACAACCCATATGCCATGATGAATGACATGTAAGAGTAATGTAGAAAACAATTTGGTTCCAATAAATAACACTAAATAATGCAATCACTATTAAGTGATAGAACTCTAAACATGGCTACCAGAAGACAAGATTTACCATGGTTCTTCAGTTTGGCTCAGCACAAATAGAGCATATTTTCAATGTCATATTCATCGTGAAGAAAAATATTAAGAGTATATCCAGCAGTGTGCTCTGTAATTTAAGCACTACAAGTGTGTTTCTGGTTCAACCAATTCTGTCAGTAAACCTACAACTGTCTCTGAGGTGGAAATCTAAGAAATTATTTTAACCCCTTAGCATACAGGAACTGTAGACCACTAGACCACTATTGCAGGAGGGAAGATCAAAATGAAACCTGCGAAGCATTCTAGGGCAGTTGTCTGCAACATTTCATGAGATTGGCACTGTTGAGTTGCAAAGGAATGagttacattttaaaaatggcAATTAAAAATGATGCAGAAAAggttatggaaaaaaaacaaaaacctttTGGTCCAAACACTggtaacaaaataaataaaatgcaataAGGCATATTGTATGCCAGAGTTGATCAATATCAGCtataaattattttttcaaTGCTATGTATTTATCTTCTTTTTGTACCCTAGATCCTTGACAGCacttgaggaaaaaaaaaaaaggttaaacAATATTCTGTTCTCTACAATCATGGCAGACCCAGAGAGCTTCAGGTTATCAGCCACACTTGAATACTGACTGGAAAACTCCCCGAAACCACCAAAGGCATCTAGAGGTTGTGTTTTGTAAATTGCCCATGCTCGGTATCTGACGCACCTATGCACAACTCCTAAGACTCAAAGCTACATGTAGGTTGAATTACATTCTAGTGCAGCTCTAGACTACACGGGGCGTTCTAACAGTTCAAACCACACTACAAGCCCTTTACTGTGCAGCACACCTGATGATGAACCTACTCTAGAATACCCTATTATACTGCGGGCTCTACGTTTTCATCCCATTGACTCTATATGGGAACACTACTAAAGCTCAGATATGAGGCCGATAGTAGGTCACTTCAGGTCCTGATTACAAaatcctccctctttccccttgTGCAGCATGGGGATATGATTGTGATGCTTCACCTTACTCTGCACCACAGACATTGATATATAGTCATGTATACTGCATGAGTATGTATAAATGACctaatttttttaaatcactatTTAAATTATCTTATTCTGGTAAAGTACATGTACATCCAGTTGAACAGTGCCGCTATGCAAAAATGTTAGTGATGAAGTCGCGGAATCTCTTTGCATACTGCTCTGGATGAACAGTAGATATTTCAGCACCAGCCTGAAACAGAAGAGGAGTTGAGATATGTAAAACAAAGATTAGCAGAACATTACACAAAGCATCTTGCATGCCACATAAATAAAAGGATTTGATCAATGTGATCGGATAATTTCATGTTCTTCATAAATGTTGGATTTTTCATAAAATTAGGATTTTGTAATAATCATTTATTTCCCTCAAAAATATCCAGAAAATAGTTTAACTGCTTTGGAAGGTGACAATTTCAACAGGCATTGGTATGGATAAAACATATGTAGATTCTCTTTGCATAAAGAAACTAAAAAGTGTACAACATGCCAAGCAACtagcctctctcttcctcggAATCGAtgacttaccccatgttttacGGTCTTTGCTGCATGTGCAGCTTTTTTCTTGGTGTCATACTGCGTCAACACATCGATTAAACCCATGAAGTACACCTCCTTTTGTGGTGCTCCTGGAAGCCAAGAGGAAATAGCACTTAGCAGAAGCGCTGAAACTCAGGGTTCATGACTTCCCTTTTCATCACATTCGCTCATCTACGTACAACAGGGAGCCATACACGGCGGACAGACGCCGTTTATTCCTCACACTTACCTGGGGCGCTTTTGACAGCATACACATCCACATAGGGATCAAATTCGCCTGGGCCCAGGGGCTTGAAGGAGTTCATGTAGCCCGCAATGCCCTCAGGCGAGGTCCCATAGGAACCGACCAGCGGTGCCGGTGCCAGGCCGTTGTCGGGATCAGCCTCGTCCTCACAGCCAGGCTCCTCGGCTTCTTCCTCGTCCCGCTCGGCCCGAGCCACATCATGGATGCCTAGGAGCAGACTATAGTCCATGATCTTCAGCCTCACCAGGAACTGGAACACACAGGGTCAAACAGCTAGTTTATAAGACATGGCATCATCCAGGAAAATTGTGGctgttcaattcagttcaatttacATAATTATTCACATATCCTCTGTTACTGTTAAATATTGTGAAATGCGAGCATGTAATTCCTCAAAGTGCTGACATTTGAtaactttaaagagaccctatgcaacattttcatagtcataaaatcgcttataaatcgttgttttgcttgaccagttttatcgaaaacagaaATATAACctaaaccagagatgaaataatcaatcctgcatagtttctctttaatgcaAGGTCAGCTATAAGAGAGTAAAGGAAATGTCTACTTGTCTACTTCTCTTGAAACTGCCACTGCTTTTGATCATCATTTCCTTTCCAGTCataaatatgtgaccctgccaggtgaaaccagtcgctttggtaaaacttgactaaattaagttagtgtgctcacatgaacggccataagctaagctttccaacgatatatatatatctaagGTATTACAAAGAACTATCGCTAATATAACCGCacccaaagttgacatggttctcccgtcacgatatgccagaagaggagaaaatcaccTTATTAAGCAGCATGGACAATGGGAATGACTggtaatgtgttgaatcttcaccgggtttaacagtcaaaacgtacgTTTTTCCGTTAAATTTGTTCATGATATGTAAAGGTAGattgtatactgtcgaattgtGCGAAAACGctaattcaacattttaacccggaagtttgtttattgtggattttctcaaaatagtatcatgcgcaaagcgactgattttgccttgcagggtcacatataagACAACCAAAGGGCTGCATCGAATAGATACAGGTTACCTCAGCTAAAGGTTCAcatacttgtttttttttaaaatacaatTGGATTTGAAAGTGACTTGATTTGGCTGTCcacactgtgcatctctctgttTGGAAAAAAAGTAAGTGATGTAAAATGTGTGGTTATGTTTCACCTCTACATCTCTGTTCAGTTTCTCCAtgaatttttctttttcttcttctgtcaCGTAGACCTTCTGCATGTTGTTTCTGAAGTCTACATCTTTGTAAGTGGGCAACTCTTTCACCTAAAAAGTGAATACAAGAAGAACCATATTGCTTGGCGACACACCAGTGGCTCTTTGTAAGacttttagattttttatatatTGAAGTTGTAGAGATATAATCATTCATATAGCACATTTATATATTGTGGAGCTAGAGATTTTTTCTACCTTACCTTTTCTTTGTCACTTGCTTCTCGGGATACCAGAGAGCCCTGTGAATATCAGTCATGTATTGAATTTTCTATTCCTCCAACAGGCATACTCCGTCCACGTTagagaaaaaacacagagaacaaTATCAGCACTAACTGATCCGTATGTGACCTCCAGTGGTCAAACCTTGTCAGTGCAACTGAACACTGACTTGAGGAGTTTCTAAAAATCACTATCAGTCTTCACGCAATAGTAGCTCTCTTTCAAGCATTCACTTCATGATCTCACTAACGGATACATCCCTTCACAGATTCCCCAGAAGCAATACGAACAATAAGTTGCAAAGATGCTTAAATGACAACAATCTCaaccctcttctccccctcagaggcaatctaaccctaaccctggcATATGACATGGCAACTTCACCATGCACAGACGTCTGGGATGACACTGTTGGGGCCCACGTTCGCCCCAAAAGCAGACAGTTTTCAATCCTCCATCACTGAGCTGTGCCTCGAAGTGGTGGCATagtaaataagtaagtaagtgtttttatttgtatagcgcttttcacagataaaatcacaaagtgctttacaatacataataaaatataaataacaaGAATAAAAGTCAGGCACCTTTTAcctaataaaaaaagagaaggaaaaaagaaaaaaaggcaataaataaataaataaggaacTAAAAAGGTAATCAGTAGGATAAAGGTCAAAGGCTTGAAAAGGCCATCCTGAGGAGGTGGGTCTTTAACCTCCCTTTAAAACGGTCAATACTGTCTGTGAGATCCCTCAATGCCTAATCACTGCTGAGGACCCACCAaaccagatacagtatgtgtggtcaCAGGCCTTGTCTCACATCTGTTCAAATGCATGGTGCAAATCACAGGGAGAGCTATGGTCCTTATGGTCAACCAAGACGGCATACGCTGGCTCAACACTTCCAGCCTCCAGGTTGATAACTGGTGTAGTGGGAAATGGCTTATGAGGAACCCACGAGAGGGCATGTCACCTAGCCAGGTACCTCACTCATACCATGAGAGAACCACAATTCTGTGAGCaatctatttttttccccccaatctTTGGAGTTACCTTCATGCTGATGTGAAACAGTTTTTGTAACTTACTTTCAAGTCGTACTTCCGGTGCACAAGGAGTCTGTGGCTGAACATGTTTCTCATGACTATCAGGTAGGAGTCCTCACTCTCCACGCTTACACGGTACATGCCCAGGAACTGGGGTAGAAGGGTACTGCCATGGCATTTGACGATGTGCTGCAATGAAAAGTTCAGATCAATGATCAAATGGAAAGGTCACATAGATCACATATAATATCACATCCGCATACTGATGCAATAAATGTGCTCTTCTTTTGATTGGCCCAAATTAACCATGTCGCTATGTAGATTCTAGGGCTAGGCATACATCTGGCAAGATGAAAGACGATCAGATTCCGTATGGAAAAGCCACATCACAACCAACGTGTTGCAATTTGATGTAGCATTTAACACCACCAAGTAACTATTCTTCCACCATTCTAAGATCTAGGTTAAGACCATCTCTGGGACTGCCAAGTATCCCTGCACACATTCTCTTGTCCTACTTTGCCCAGAAACGACAGCAGACAGTAGTG from Sardina pilchardus chromosome 7, fSarPil1.1, whole genome shotgun sequence encodes the following:
- the pip4k2ca gene encoding phosphatidylinositol 5-phosphate 4-kinase type-2 gamma, translated to MMASLGNSGGTSSPMVMLAPKTKTKKKHFVQQKVKVFRASDPVLSVFMWGVNHSINDLNQVPIPVMLLPDDFKANTKIKVNNHLFNKENLPGHFKFKEYCPQVFRNLRERFGIEDLDYQVSLARSPPVRGGEAQGEVLLTSYDRTLVVKQISSEDVADMHNVLSEYHQHIVKCHGSTLLPQFLGMYRVSVESEDSYLIVMRNMFSHRLLVHRKYDLKGSLVSREASDKEKVKELPTYKDVDFRNNMQKVYVTEEEKEKFMEKLNRDVEFLVRLKIMDYSLLLGIHDVARAERDEEEAEEPGCEDEADPDNGLAPAPLVGSYGTSPEGIAGYMNSFKPLGPGEFDPYVDVYAVKSAPGAPQKEVYFMGLIDVLTQYDTKKKAAHAAKTVKHGAGAEISTVHPEQYAKRFRDFITNIFA